One part of the Sorangiineae bacterium MSr11954 genome encodes these proteins:
- a CDS encoding AgmX/PglI C-terminal domain-containing protein produces the protein MSIRTLAGLVAVVSCASSVACGGAQQEARSPDAEAETTSQRVRPQSSGMQVSTELGSIDSRAVEQTFWRLQSKLQGCYKNGLKRVEYLEGDIKVFLRVGQDGTVRYGYFEDSTLGDRESEKCMMDVLTSASWPKPQGGEAEVRNSFGFDAPGDVRAPVAWNADRVNESLGKNAEGIRKCKEGVSGRFRATAYVEPDGRGGKVQAASVVPPSKEGADKVDCLVDAIRGLSLPSPGSYAAKVSFDL, from the coding sequence ATGTCCATACGAACCTTGGCTGGTCTCGTTGCGGTCGTTTCGTGTGCGTCGTCCGTTGCGTGCGGCGGTGCGCAACAAGAAGCGCGCAGCCCTGACGCGGAGGCGGAGACCACGTCGCAGCGCGTTCGTCCGCAGAGCTCCGGGATGCAGGTGTCCACGGAGCTCGGCTCCATCGACTCGCGGGCGGTGGAGCAGACCTTCTGGCGTCTGCAGTCCAAGCTTCAAGGCTGCTACAAGAACGGCTTGAAGCGGGTCGAGTACCTGGAGGGCGACATCAAGGTCTTCCTCCGCGTGGGCCAAGATGGGACCGTGCGCTACGGGTACTTCGAAGACTCCACCTTGGGCGATCGCGAGAGCGAGAAGTGCATGATGGACGTGCTCACCTCCGCGTCGTGGCCGAAGCCCCAAGGCGGCGAGGCCGAAGTTCGAAACAGCTTCGGCTTCGATGCGCCCGGCGACGTGCGCGCGCCCGTGGCTTGGAACGCGGACCGCGTGAACGAGTCGCTCGGCAAAAACGCCGAGGGCATCCGCAAATGCAAAGAGGGCGTGAGCGGCCGTTTCCGCGCCACGGCGTATGTCGAACCCGATGGGCGCGGAGGAAAGGTGCAGGCTGCGTCCGTGGTCCCCCCGAGCAAAGAGGGCGCGGACAAGGTCGATTGCTTGGTGGACGCGATCCGGGGGCTCTCGTTGCCGAGCCCGGGGAGCTATGCGGCAAAGGTGAGCTTCGATTTGTGA
- a CDS encoding acyl-CoA dehydrogenase — MDFDLTEEQRLIVDTAREFAAREIAPKAAELDKSGRWPAEIVTRLGELGFLGMAIPQEYGGGGLDPLSYALAMEEISAACASCGVIMSVNNSLFCDPVYKFGTEEQKKNVLTPVARGEKLGCFGLTEPMSGSDAQTMVTGAEKTSDGWILNGAKNWITNGPHADYILVFAVTDRSGPKVRHTAFLVEKGTPGYTQNARDHKLGIHAAHSCTVFFENCKVPDSAVVGKVGDGFKVAMATLDGGRIGIASQALGIARAALEVSASYAKERKSFGVPIAQHQAIAFMLANMATELDAARLLTWRAASMKEKGVRHSPESAMAKLYASEMATRVAHKAIQVHGGYGYSTEFPVERHYRDARITEIYEGTSEIQRLVIAASLLA, encoded by the coding sequence GTGGACTTCGATCTGACCGAGGAACAGAGGCTGATTGTCGATACGGCCCGTGAGTTTGCAGCGCGCGAGATCGCCCCCAAGGCGGCCGAGCTCGACAAGTCCGGGCGCTGGCCGGCGGAAATCGTCACGCGCCTGGGTGAGCTCGGATTTTTGGGGATGGCCATCCCGCAAGAGTACGGCGGCGGCGGACTGGACCCGCTCAGCTATGCGCTGGCCATGGAAGAGATCAGCGCGGCGTGTGCGTCGTGCGGCGTGATCATGAGCGTGAACAACTCGCTCTTCTGCGATCCCGTCTACAAGTTCGGCACCGAGGAGCAGAAGAAGAACGTGCTCACCCCGGTGGCGCGCGGTGAGAAGCTCGGGTGCTTTGGGCTGACCGAGCCGATGAGCGGCTCCGATGCGCAAACGATGGTGACCGGCGCCGAGAAGACATCCGACGGATGGATTCTCAACGGCGCGAAAAATTGGATCACCAACGGACCGCACGCCGACTACATCCTCGTCTTCGCGGTGACCGATCGCAGCGGGCCCAAAGTCCGCCACACGGCGTTCCTGGTGGAAAAGGGCACCCCCGGCTACACGCAAAATGCGCGCGATCACAAGCTCGGCATCCACGCCGCGCACTCGTGCACCGTGTTCTTCGAAAATTGCAAAGTCCCCGACAGCGCGGTCGTGGGCAAGGTCGGCGATGGCTTCAAGGTCGCCATGGCCACGCTCGACGGCGGCCGCATCGGCATCGCCTCGCAGGCGCTGGGCATCGCGCGCGCCGCGCTGGAGGTCTCGGCCTCCTACGCGAAGGAGCGAAAGAGCTTTGGCGTCCCCATCGCGCAGCACCAAGCCATCGCGTTCATGCTGGCCAACATGGCGACCGAGCTCGATGCCGCCCGCCTCCTCACGTGGCGCGCCGCCTCGATGAAGGAGAAGGGCGTGCGCCACAGCCCCGAGAGCGCGATGGCCAAGCTCTACGCCAGCGAAATGGCGACGCGCGTGGCGCACAAGGCCATTCAAGTCCACGGCGGCTACGGCTACTCGACCGAGTTCCCCGTCGAGCGTCACTACCGCGACGCGCGCATCACCGAAATCTACGAAGGCACCAGCGAAATCCAGCGTCTCGTCATCGCGGCGAGCTTGCTCGCGTGA
- a CDS encoding protein phosphatase 2C domain-containing protein, with protein MEPAASPPASPEAAPSPRAPIVVRSASATHIGARAFNEDALLERADLGLFVLADGAGGHGAGDVASQLALQAIADAFEASGVDRTERADVDTFGLYVDARRLVSAIQHANRAVMEQAKSQNADKGMGTTVVAAFPAVGYGSIHIAHVGDSRCYRWREGLLELLTEDHSLLHDVLETWPDMGDDVLKKLPRNVVTRALGMQDPLRVTVRTNELLPRDRYLLCSDGVTEALPRQRLHALLGEAKSAEEAARTLVDAAWAAGARDNITALVLICEPALAGEGVGDGGVLTAMSQTLERAFLVPTGERESSEPGDVPRDDEPEIVILGVAEGPQVVPRKEKRPDMDSNEDLGAEWREALDELTRKA; from the coding sequence ATGGAGCCGGCCGCGTCCCCCCCCGCCAGTCCCGAGGCCGCGCCGAGCCCTCGAGCCCCCATCGTCGTTCGCTCCGCGAGTGCAACGCACATCGGGGCGCGCGCGTTCAACGAGGACGCCCTGCTCGAGCGGGCGGATCTCGGGCTCTTCGTGCTCGCCGACGGTGCCGGAGGTCATGGCGCGGGGGATGTCGCGAGCCAGCTGGCCCTCCAGGCGATCGCCGACGCCTTCGAAGCGAGCGGCGTCGATCGCACGGAGCGCGCCGATGTCGACACGTTTGGCCTCTATGTCGATGCGCGCCGCTTGGTGAGCGCCATCCAGCACGCGAACCGCGCGGTGATGGAGCAGGCCAAGAGCCAGAACGCCGACAAAGGCATGGGCACCACGGTGGTGGCAGCTTTTCCAGCGGTGGGCTACGGATCCATCCACATCGCCCATGTGGGCGACAGCCGCTGCTACCGCTGGCGCGAAGGGTTGCTCGAGCTGCTCACGGAGGACCACTCGCTCCTTCACGACGTGCTCGAAACGTGGCCCGACATGGGGGACGACGTGCTGAAAAAGCTCCCCCGCAACGTGGTCACCCGCGCCCTCGGCATGCAGGATCCGCTGCGCGTCACCGTGCGCACGAACGAGCTCTTGCCGCGCGATCGGTACCTTCTGTGCTCCGACGGCGTCACCGAAGCGCTCCCGCGCCAACGTCTGCACGCGTTGCTCGGCGAGGCCAAATCCGCCGAGGAGGCGGCGCGCACCTTGGTCGATGCGGCATGGGCGGCTGGTGCGCGCGACAACATCACGGCGCTCGTTCTGATCTGCGAGCCTGCTTTGGCAGGCGAGGGCGTGGGGGATGGCGGCGTGCTCACCGCGATGTCACAAACCCTGGAGCGCGCCTTTCTCGTGCCCACCGGCGAGCGAGAGAGCAGCGAGCCGGGCGACGTACCGCGCGATGACGAGCCCGAGATCGTCATTTTGGGGGTGGCCGAAGGACCCCAAGTGGTTCCCCGCAAGGAAAAACGGCCCGACATGGATAGCAACGAGGACCTCGGGGCCGAGTGGCGCGAAGCGCTCGACGAGCTAACGCGAAAAGCTTAG
- a CDS encoding haloacid dehalogenase-like hydrolase: MEKVNSEEVFARIEREIAANPGGAVAFDGDGTLWDGDVAEDFFFTLLQLNDFRAPAMEAMRREAEEFGIDAGGDGAALAGRLFEAHQAGRYPELRCCEMMTWCCAGWRRGEIHEFARHVVRERNLVARLHRPIVGMVEWVRARGVEAILVSASPRSIVDAAAEVVGFGPGQTEAATAAFEGDVMVPRMAGPVPYDGGKMVVLAPRLDKRPLYAAFGDNIYDVAMLRAARVAVTFLPKERLLKRLGEIPGIVELVPTQG, encoded by the coding sequence ATGGAGAAGGTGAACAGCGAAGAGGTTTTCGCACGAATCGAGCGGGAAATTGCGGCGAATCCAGGGGGCGCCGTGGCGTTCGATGGCGATGGAACCTTGTGGGACGGGGATGTCGCCGAAGACTTCTTCTTCACACTTCTTCAACTTAATGACTTTCGTGCGCCGGCCATGGAGGCCATGCGCCGGGAGGCCGAGGAGTTCGGCATCGATGCAGGCGGCGACGGTGCGGCGCTCGCGGGGAGGCTGTTCGAGGCCCACCAAGCCGGCCGCTACCCCGAGCTTCGCTGCTGCGAGATGATGACGTGGTGCTGCGCGGGCTGGCGTCGCGGCGAGATCCACGAGTTCGCACGGCACGTCGTGCGCGAACGAAATCTGGTCGCGCGCCTTCATCGCCCGATCGTTGGGATGGTGGAGTGGGTTCGCGCAAGAGGGGTCGAGGCCATTCTGGTCAGCGCCTCGCCGCGATCGATCGTCGATGCGGCCGCCGAGGTGGTGGGCTTCGGCCCCGGGCAGACCGAGGCCGCGACCGCCGCGTTCGAGGGAGATGTCATGGTGCCGCGCATGGCCGGTCCCGTCCCATATGACGGTGGCAAGATGGTGGTGCTCGCGCCGCGTTTGGACAAGCGGCCCCTCTATGCGGCATTTGGTGACAACATCTACGATGTGGCCATGCTTCGGGCGGCTCGCGTCGCCGTGACATTTTTGCCGAAAGAGCGGCTTTTGAAGCGGCTTGGAGAGATCCCCGGCATCGTGGAGCTCGTTCCGACCCAAGGCTGA
- a CDS encoding TolC family protein produces the protein MRTFIRSTSTLSIAVAGGVLLLATGAGAQPVRKAPAQPLPPAASPQSPAAPGGPAGRPTAPVPGTAAGTPSTPSERIPVELTQTSPNGLTAEQVGQRAAATSYQAKASEEAVNSAAAKVDAAWAQFLPRLTGTARYTRLSDFTPPAFGSGGSLVVTDAPPGTRNPQTVAGGGFSFPLVLNNYLLQANITIPISDYFLKINQQYSAATHAETAARFDVAAARAKSSADGRVTYYNWLRARNAVVVAVLALQDQKNHLTDASNQFTVGNASRADVLRAETNVAAAELQVEQSKNLADLTEKQIRVAIHAKEGENIVPGEGLDTTPAPFPGNIKALTDEALANRFEIKSIDANAESARRQAKGARSAAYPSVSAFGNAYYANPNPRYVPQSDTWNGTWDVGAQLVWTPNDILTGTANASDFESRAAQLEAQRQVQRDGIEVEVMQAWQKIKEADVALESTKRQLASATEAYRVARELFNAGRGTSTTLTDSETELTKARLAELNAKVDARIARVQLDHALGRDTKDVKVQ, from the coding sequence ATGCGCACGTTCATTCGATCGACTTCGACTCTTTCCATCGCCGTGGCCGGTGGTGTGCTGCTTCTCGCGACGGGCGCAGGGGCGCAGCCGGTGCGAAAAGCGCCTGCGCAACCCCTTCCTCCGGCAGCATCTCCGCAGTCGCCCGCGGCGCCGGGTGGCCCCGCAGGCCGTCCGACCGCTCCGGTCCCGGGCACGGCCGCCGGCACCCCCTCCACGCCGTCGGAGCGCATCCCCGTGGAGCTCACGCAAACATCTCCGAACGGGCTGACCGCCGAGCAAGTTGGCCAGCGCGCGGCGGCCACGAGCTACCAGGCGAAGGCGTCGGAGGAGGCGGTGAACTCGGCGGCGGCGAAGGTCGACGCGGCATGGGCGCAATTTCTTCCGCGGCTCACGGGTACGGCACGCTACACGCGCCTCAGTGATTTCACGCCGCCGGCGTTTGGCAGCGGCGGCTCGTTGGTGGTCACGGACGCGCCGCCCGGCACGCGCAATCCGCAGACGGTGGCGGGCGGGGGTTTCTCGTTCCCCCTCGTCCTCAATAATTATTTGCTCCAAGCGAACATCACAATTCCGATAAGCGACTACTTTCTGAAGATCAATCAGCAGTACTCGGCGGCCACCCACGCGGAGACGGCCGCCCGCTTCGACGTCGCCGCCGCCCGCGCCAAGTCGAGCGCAGATGGACGCGTCACCTATTACAACTGGCTGCGCGCGCGCAACGCGGTGGTGGTCGCCGTGCTCGCCCTGCAAGATCAGAAGAACCACCTGACCGACGCGAGCAATCAGTTCACGGTGGGCAACGCGTCCCGCGCCGACGTGCTGCGCGCCGAGACGAACGTGGCCGCCGCCGAGCTGCAGGTCGAGCAATCGAAGAACCTCGCCGACCTGACGGAGAAGCAAATCCGCGTGGCGATCCACGCCAAGGAGGGCGAGAACATCGTCCCGGGCGAAGGGCTCGACACCACGCCCGCCCCCTTCCCTGGAAACATCAAAGCCCTCACCGACGAGGCGCTCGCGAACCGCTTCGAGATCAAGAGCATCGACGCCAACGCCGAGTCGGCCCGTCGCCAAGCGAAGGGCGCGCGGAGCGCGGCGTACCCCAGCGTCAGCGCGTTCGGAAACGCCTACTACGCCAACCCGAACCCCCGCTACGTTCCCCAATCGGACACGTGGAACGGCACCTGGGACGTGGGCGCGCAGCTGGTGTGGACGCCCAACGACATCCTGACGGGCACCGCCAACGCGAGCGACTTCGAATCGCGCGCGGCCCAGCTCGAGGCCCAGCGCCAAGTGCAGCGCGACGGCATCGAGGTCGAGGTCATGCAAGCCTGGCAGAAGATCAAGGAGGCCGACGTCGCCCTCGAGTCGACGAAGCGGCAGCTCGCCAGCGCGACCGAGGCTTACCGCGTCGCGCGCGAGTTGTTCAACGCCGGCCGCGGCACCTCGACGACCTTGACCGACTCCGAGACCGAGCTGACGAAGGCCCGCCTGGCCGAGCTCAATGCCAAGGTCGACGCCCGCATCGCCCGCGTCCAGTTGGATCACGCGCTGGGGCGCGACACCAAGGACGTCAAGGTTCAATAA
- a CDS encoding glycerol-3-phosphate dehydrogenase: MYLAHVGVLGAGPWGLSLAAAAARSGTKTRIQSRRDLSSVLPDGVEQVADMRELAQKSRLLVLAVPSGVVERVARELGAYLDGRHLLVHGIRGLAGDALEPISRVLRRETPSRRVGALGGPALANELRDGKPCALVCGSRYPEVNAALVATFGSPSLRVYETGDLVGLEWASALVGCLAIGVGYAHAVGMNAGLVATFISRAVEEASRIAAAAGGNERTLLGLAGYGDLLASIAQDERPEVIVGRAMGRGKTMEQAVDEAKLRVEAIELIPRIAQWAKAHGVRSPIFQGLSSGMLHGRTAEDLVRELMAQPPQKLS; encoded by the coding sequence GTGTACTTGGCACACGTTGGAGTGTTGGGCGCCGGTCCGTGGGGTCTCTCGCTGGCGGCAGCCGCAGCGCGATCCGGTACGAAGACGCGAATTCAGTCGCGGCGTGATCTTTCATCGGTGCTTCCCGATGGGGTCGAGCAAGTGGCGGATATGCGGGAGCTGGCGCAGAAATCGCGCTTGCTCGTGCTCGCCGTTCCATCGGGGGTGGTGGAGCGGGTGGCGCGCGAGCTCGGCGCGTACCTCGATGGCCGCCATTTGCTGGTGCACGGCATCCGCGGGCTCGCCGGGGACGCGCTGGAGCCCATTTCCAGGGTGCTTCGCCGGGAGACACCGTCGCGGCGCGTGGGGGCGCTGGGAGGACCGGCGCTGGCCAACGAGCTGCGCGATGGAAAGCCGTGCGCGCTGGTGTGCGGCTCGCGCTACCCGGAGGTGAACGCGGCGCTGGTGGCGACCTTTGGATCGCCTTCGCTCCGCGTGTACGAGACGGGCGATCTGGTCGGGCTCGAGTGGGCCAGCGCGCTGGTGGGGTGCTTGGCCATCGGCGTGGGGTACGCGCACGCGGTGGGCATGAACGCCGGGCTGGTGGCGACGTTCATCTCGCGCGCGGTGGAGGAAGCGTCGCGGATCGCCGCCGCCGCCGGGGGAAATGAGCGCACCTTGCTGGGCCTCGCCGGGTACGGCGATCTGCTGGCATCCATCGCGCAGGACGAGCGGCCGGAGGTCATCGTGGGGCGCGCCATGGGCCGGGGTAAGACCATGGAGCAAGCGGTGGACGAGGCCAAGCTGCGCGTGGAGGCCATCGAGCTCATTCCACGCATCGCGCAGTGGGCGAAGGCGCACGGGGTGCGGAGCCCCATCTTTCAAGGGCTGTCGAGCGGCATGCTCCACGGTCGAACGGCGGAGGATCTGGTGCGCGAGTTGATGGCGCAGCCCCCGCAGAAACTGAGCTGA
- a CDS encoding endonuclease/exonuclease/phosphatase family protein — MPLTIATYNVKDLFDAEDDAGAAHLNRKLDVLAGVVRTLNADVLALQEVSSEAVVDQLRQRLPDAGYTARIVGTADARGIACALLARTPVRASNVLTAERLDFPRFHEADPPPFGARIPLRRGIVHVQIDAGALGIVHVLVLHFKSVRPLPFRAANGDVVEPRTSREHAEGELRTLVWRASEALFVRGVVDELFAKYPGEHVIVTGDFNDVPGSTTLRIVSGEGETALESAAAHLSAGERFSVVHRTNRYEIDHMLVSAQLRAKMTQVRFLNENLRDHGLLEEHELPTPDSDHAPLVVRFA; from the coding sequence ATGCCGTTGACGATCGCCACGTACAATGTGAAAGACCTCTTCGACGCCGAAGACGACGCAGGCGCGGCGCACTTGAACCGCAAGCTCGACGTGCTGGCCGGGGTCGTACGCACCCTGAACGCCGACGTGCTCGCGCTGCAGGAGGTCTCGTCCGAAGCGGTGGTCGATCAGCTCCGCCAGCGGCTGCCGGATGCCGGCTACACCGCGCGCATCGTGGGCACGGCGGACGCGCGCGGCATCGCGTGCGCGCTGCTCGCGCGTACACCGGTGCGGGCCTCGAACGTGCTCACGGCGGAGCGGCTCGATTTTCCGCGCTTTCACGAGGCCGATCCCCCGCCGTTCGGCGCGCGCATCCCGCTTCGGCGCGGCATCGTGCACGTGCAAATCGACGCGGGGGCGCTCGGGATCGTGCACGTGCTGGTGCTGCACTTCAAGTCCGTGCGCCCGCTGCCGTTCCGCGCGGCCAACGGCGATGTCGTGGAGCCGAGGACGTCGCGCGAGCACGCCGAGGGCGAGCTCCGGACCTTGGTGTGGCGCGCCTCGGAGGCGCTGTTCGTGCGCGGGGTGGTGGACGAGCTCTTCGCGAAGTACCCGGGCGAGCACGTGATCGTCACGGGCGACTTCAACGACGTGCCGGGGTCCACGACGCTCCGCATCGTCTCGGGCGAGGGCGAAACGGCGCTCGAGTCGGCGGCGGCGCATTTGTCCGCCGGCGAGCGCTTCAGCGTCGTTCACCGTACGAACCGGTATGAAATCGACCACATGCTGGTGTCTGCGCAGCTGCGCGCCAAAATGACACAGGTGCGCTTCCTCAACGAGAATTTACGCGATCATGGGCTCCTCGAGGAGCACGAGCTGCCCACCCCCGACTCCGACCATGCGCCTCTCGTGGTACGCTTTGCGTAG